One window from the genome of Pseudonocardia hierapolitana encodes:
- a CDS encoding helix-turn-helix domain-containing protein: MSNVLEHPSRLACWQGRGHAMASAHRHDDLEVNIVEDQPLTYLFGGTLVTIQPGTAALFWAAVPHRLIDTPHNWNASVRWLHVPLGQVLAWSLPGPAIAELLRGTPLVTARPGHPGRDAFSRWSDDLASAASDLHAIALLEIQAGIRRLLRTALPADAGARADLPDAVRHVVHMARFITENFRDPIRTADVAAAVHLNPNYAMTLFREVLGTTIHTYLTDRRIAEAQRQLLTSTATTRRIAEDTGFGSHSGFHAAFTQACGVPPGRYRRLHRGS; this comes from the coding sequence GTGTCCAACGTTCTCGAGCACCCGTCCCGGCTGGCCTGCTGGCAGGGCCGGGGCCACGCCATGGCGAGCGCCCACCGCCACGACGACCTCGAGGTCAACATCGTCGAGGACCAGCCGCTCACCTACCTCTTCGGCGGCACCCTGGTGACGATCCAGCCCGGCACCGCCGCCCTCTTCTGGGCGGCGGTGCCGCACCGGTTGATCGACACCCCGCACAACTGGAACGCGAGCGTCCGCTGGCTGCACGTCCCGCTGGGACAGGTCCTCGCCTGGAGCCTGCCCGGCCCGGCGATCGCCGAGCTGCTGCGCGGCACGCCCCTCGTCACCGCTCGACCCGGCCACCCGGGCCGCGACGCGTTCAGCCGCTGGTCGGACGACCTCGCCAGCGCCGCGTCCGACCTGCACGCGATCGCCCTGCTGGAGATCCAGGCCGGCATCCGCCGGTTGCTGCGCACCGCGCTGCCGGCCGATGCCGGCGCCCGCGCCGACCTGCCCGACGCCGTCCGGCACGTCGTTCACATGGCCCGGTTCATCACCGAGAACTTCCGCGACCCGATCCGGACGGCCGACGTGGCGGCCGCCGTGCACCTCAACCCCAACTACGCGATGACCCTGTTCCGCGAGGTCCTGGGCACGACCATCCACACCTACCTCACCGACCGCCGCATCGCCGAGGCCCAGCGGCAGCTGCTCACGAGCACGGCCACCACGCGGCGGATCGCCGAGGACACCGGCTTCGGCTCGCACAGCGGCTTCCACGCCGCGTTCACGCAGGCCTGCGGCGTGCCGCCGGGTCGATACCGGCGCCTGCACCGGGGGAGCTGA
- a CDS encoding formate/nitrite transporter family protein: MSYLNPSEFVGKMIDAGEAKVFMSTRDTVIRAYMAGAILALAAAFAVTVTVQTGSALVGALLFPVGFCLLYLLGFDLLTGVFTLVPLAWIDRRPGVTVKGVLRNWALVFAGNFAGALTVALMMAVILTFAFTVAPNEVAQRLGEIGTSRTVGYADHGAAGMLTLFLRGVLCNWMVSTGVVAAMISTSVSGKVIGMWMPILVFFYMGFEHSVVNMFLFPSGIMLGGDFSIVDYLVWNEFPTVVGNLVGGLTFVGLTLYATHARPGAGRTRPAREDVRTPEVAAR; this comes from the coding sequence ATGTCCTACCTGAACCCGTCGGAGTTCGTCGGAAAGATGATCGACGCGGGCGAGGCGAAGGTCTTCATGTCCACCCGTGACACCGTGATCCGGGCCTACATGGCAGGCGCCATCCTCGCCCTCGCCGCGGCGTTCGCCGTCACGGTCACCGTGCAGACGGGGTCGGCCCTCGTCGGGGCGCTGCTGTTCCCGGTGGGGTTCTGCCTGCTGTACCTGCTGGGCTTCGACCTCCTGACCGGTGTCTTCACGCTGGTGCCGCTGGCCTGGATCGACAGGCGACCGGGCGTCACGGTCAAGGGGGTCCTGCGCAACTGGGCGCTGGTGTTCGCAGGCAACTTCGCGGGCGCCCTCACGGTCGCGCTCATGATGGCCGTGATCCTCACGTTCGCCTTCACCGTGGCCCCGAACGAGGTCGCGCAGCGGCTCGGCGAGATCGGCACGTCGAGGACCGTCGGCTACGCCGACCACGGTGCTGCCGGGATGCTGACCCTGTTCCTGCGCGGCGTCCTGTGCAACTGGATGGTCTCCACCGGCGTCGTCGCCGCGATGATCTCGACGTCCGTGTCGGGGAAGGTGATCGGGATGTGGATGCCCATCCTGGTGTTCTTCTACATGGGCTTCGAGCACTCGGTCGTCAACATGTTCCTGTTCCCGTCCGGGATCATGCTCGGCGGCGACTTCTCGATCGTGGACTACCTGGTGTGGAACGAGTTCCCCACCGTGGTCGGCAACCTCGTCGGCGGCCTCACCTTCGTCGGGCTCACGCTGTACGCCACCCACGCGCGCCCCGGCGCGGGCCGCACGCGTCCGGCGCGGGAGGACGTGAGGACGCCCGAGGTGGCCGCGCGCTGA
- the cynS gene encoding cyanase, which produces MTSKSDAADLVVAARKRRGLTWAGIAEALGTPLVWTTAALLGQHPMTPEQAEKACEVLGLDETVAESLQLQPSRGTDPALMADPTIYRFTEALSVYGPALKELIHEEFGDGIMSAINFRVDISRRPDPDGDRVVVTLDGKFLDYRW; this is translated from the coding sequence ATCACGAGCAAGTCCGACGCCGCCGACCTCGTCGTCGCCGCCCGGAAGCGGCGCGGCCTCACGTGGGCCGGGATCGCCGAGGCGCTGGGCACCCCGCTGGTGTGGACGACCGCGGCGCTGCTCGGCCAGCACCCGATGACACCCGAGCAGGCCGAGAAGGCGTGCGAGGTCCTCGGGCTGGACGAGACCGTGGCCGAGAGCCTCCAGCTCCAGCCCTCCCGGGGCACCGACCCGGCCCTCATGGCCGACCCCACGATCTACCGCTTCACCGAGGCCCTCTCGGTCTACGGCCCAGCGCTCAAGGAGCTCATCCACGAGGAGTTCGGCGACGGGATCATGAGCGCCATCAACTTCCGCGTCGACATCTCCCGCCGGCCGGACCCCGACGGCGACCGCGTCGTCGTCACCCTCGACGGGAAGTTCCTCGACTACCGCTGGTGA
- a CDS encoding phosphotransferase, translating to MLDLLRHLEREGFGGAPRALGFDDRGREVLTFVDGRSGARPAETDVGPVREGHRVWRDDVLVHLGGLLRAYHDAAATFPWTGREWQLEVRRPVETICHNDLSPGNVVFRAGVPVALIDWESAAPGPRAWDLGYAAWNWVPFSSEERCRAAGLPTSIAEKARRFRLLVDAYGVEADVGILRTGIERMRQYLDHLWTLVAEGSEWEVRLARRGVLDELAHEIAWVEDHAVALVES from the coding sequence GTGCTCGATCTGCTGCGGCATCTCGAGCGTGAAGGCTTTGGTGGCGCGCCACGTGCACTGGGCTTCGACGACCGGGGGCGCGAGGTTCTCACCTTCGTCGACGGCCGGTCCGGTGCACGTCCAGCGGAAACGGACGTCGGGCCCGTACGGGAGGGTCACCGGGTCTGGCGGGACGACGTGCTCGTGCACCTCGGCGGCCTCCTGCGTGCGTATCACGATGCCGCGGCGACGTTTCCGTGGACCGGCCGGGAGTGGCAGTTGGAGGTTCGGCGACCGGTCGAGACGATCTGCCATAACGATCTGTCGCCGGGGAACGTCGTCTTCCGGGCGGGCGTGCCGGTGGCGTTGATCGACTGGGAGTCGGCGGCGCCGGGGCCTCGCGCGTGGGACCTCGGGTATGCCGCCTGGAATTGGGTGCCGTTCTCGTCCGAGGAGAGGTGTCGAGCGGCGGGACTGCCGACGAGCATCGCGGAGAAGGCGCGCCGGTTCCGCTTGCTGGTCGACGCGTACGGCGTCGAGGCCGACGTGGGCATCCTGCGGACGGGGATCGAGCGGATGCGGCAGTACCTGGACCACTTGTGGACGCTCGTCGCCGAGGGTTCCGAGTGGGAGGTGAGGTTGGCTCGCCGCGGCGTGCTCGACGAACTGGCACATGAGATCGCGTGGGTGGAGGATCACGCCGTTGCGCTCGTGGAGTCGTGA
- a CDS encoding creatininase family protein: MIRLDRQPWREVRAAGERGAIAVLPVGSQEQHSEHLPMGTDTLLAEAVVDAAAGLIGDGGDGGPELVRLPALPFGHSPHHLFAAAVSLSATTLLAVLDDALDSLVRSGFRRVLLVNGHAGNDEVVRLAVKRCALRSDVALGACSYWALAGPEEPPQSPGHAGWFETSLLLAVHPDLVRPAVRWREPDPPPLFHRSPAPGLVVARHGEWERVGGATDDATDAEADTGRGLLAARAEALAGAIRAFDAATAGSHGPSPGS, encoded by the coding sequence GTGATCCGACTCGACCGGCAGCCGTGGCGGGAGGTGCGGGCCGCGGGGGAGCGCGGGGCGATCGCCGTGCTCCCCGTCGGCTCGCAGGAGCAGCACTCCGAGCACCTGCCCATGGGCACGGACACGCTGCTCGCCGAGGCCGTCGTCGACGCGGCCGCCGGCCTGATCGGGGACGGCGGCGACGGCGGCCCGGAGCTGGTCCGGCTGCCCGCGCTGCCGTTCGGACACAGCCCGCACCACCTCTTCGCGGCGGCGGTGTCGCTGTCGGCCACGACGCTGCTCGCCGTGCTCGACGACGCGCTCGACTCGCTGGTGCGCAGCGGGTTCCGCCGCGTCCTGCTCGTGAACGGGCACGCCGGCAACGACGAGGTCGTGCGGCTCGCCGTGAAGCGCTGCGCGCTGCGGTCGGACGTCGCGCTGGGCGCCTGCTCCTACTGGGCCCTCGCAGGTCCCGAAGAGCCACCGCAGTCCCCGGGACACGCCGGCTGGTTCGAGACTTCGCTGCTCCTCGCCGTCCACCCGGACCTGGTCCGCCCCGCGGTCCGGTGGCGGGAACCGGATCCGCCGCCGCTGTTCCACCGGTCACCGGCGCCGGGACTGGTGGTGGCCCGGCACGGTGAGTGGGAGCGGGTGGGCGGCGCCACCGACGACGCCACCGATGCGGAGGCCGATACCGGCCGGGGCCTCCTCGCCGCGCGCGCCGAGGCACTGGCGGGCGCGATCCGGGCGTTCGACGCGGCCACGGCCGGGAGCCACGGCCCGTCGCCGGGGTCCTGA
- a CDS encoding CocE/NonD family hydrolase produces the protein MRTVSALPHEVRPAETVRIPMPDGAELAARLWRPVSSNGEPVPAVCEAIPYRQRDLTSVRDSIHHPYLAGHGYACLRLDLRGSGDSDGVLCDEYTEQEHRDIETALAWLADQPWCTGRTGLMGISWGGFAGLQVAARRPPSLGAIVIASFTDDRYADDMHYMGGCLLSDNLAEAGTMFAYSTLPPDPTVVGERWREMWRERLEHAEPWILKWLAHQRRDDYWRRASVCEDYSAVQVPVFASSGWADGYSNAVFRVLEHLDVPRKGLIGPWSHKYPHLGVPGPAIGYLQEVVRWFDRWLKDRENGAEDGPMLRTWMQESVPPSTAYEERPGRWVGEPSWPSPHVRPAEHALARYRIAPVGARIEPCEVSVQSPLSVGQFAGKWASYNAPPDLPYDQREEDGGSLVFETEPLAERCEILGATAVELDVAASRPVATIAARLSDVAPDGRATRVTYGLLNLTHRDRDDDPEPVEPGAFQRVRVQLNGAAQAFPPGHRIRLSLSSSYWPLAWPPPEPAELTVRTGTSCLVLPVRPTAEDDEVPLRPFDEPEGAPPAPATQLEPGENSWTVSRDLIDYRSVLEIVKDGGVLRHDDTGMTTGRRVVERYSSVADDFASPRGDVEWSMTFARDGWSTRTVTRTVLTCTPETFEVHGHLDAYEGEHRTFSKDWARSIPRDLL, from the coding sequence ATGCGCACCGTTTCCGCTCTCCCGCACGAGGTCCGCCCAGCCGAGACCGTCCGCATCCCGATGCCCGACGGCGCCGAGCTCGCCGCCCGGCTGTGGCGGCCGGTCTCGTCCAACGGCGAGCCCGTGCCGGCCGTCTGCGAGGCGATCCCGTACCGCCAGCGCGACCTCACCTCCGTGCGCGACTCGATCCACCACCCCTACCTCGCCGGACACGGGTACGCCTGCCTGCGCCTCGACCTCCGCGGCAGCGGTGACTCCGACGGCGTGCTCTGCGACGAGTACACCGAGCAGGAGCACCGCGACATCGAGACGGCGCTGGCGTGGCTGGCCGACCAGCCGTGGTGCACGGGGCGTACCGGGCTCATGGGCATCTCGTGGGGCGGGTTCGCCGGGCTGCAGGTGGCCGCGCGTCGCCCGCCGAGCCTCGGCGCGATCGTCATCGCGTCCTTCACCGATGACCGCTACGCCGACGACATGCACTACATGGGCGGCTGTCTGCTCTCGGACAACCTGGCCGAGGCCGGCACGATGTTCGCCTACTCGACCCTGCCACCCGATCCGACCGTGGTCGGGGAGCGCTGGCGGGAGATGTGGCGTGAGCGACTCGAGCACGCCGAGCCCTGGATCCTGAAGTGGCTCGCACACCAGCGCCGCGACGACTACTGGCGCCGGGCGTCGGTGTGCGAGGACTACTCGGCCGTTCAGGTGCCGGTGTTCGCCTCCAGCGGATGGGCCGACGGCTACTCGAACGCGGTCTTCCGGGTGCTCGAGCACCTCGACGTGCCCCGCAAGGGCCTGATCGGGCCGTGGTCGCACAAGTACCCGCACCTCGGCGTGCCCGGCCCCGCGATCGGCTACCTGCAGGAGGTCGTGCGCTGGTTCGACCGGTGGCTGAAGGACCGCGAGAACGGCGCCGAGGACGGTCCGATGCTGCGTACGTGGATGCAGGAGAGCGTGCCGCCGTCCACCGCGTACGAGGAGCGGCCGGGCCGGTGGGTCGGCGAGCCGAGCTGGCCCTCCCCGCACGTCCGGCCGGCCGAGCACGCCCTCGCCCGCTACCGGATCGCGCCCGTGGGCGCCCGGATCGAGCCCTGCGAGGTGAGCGTGCAGTCGCCGCTGTCGGTGGGTCAGTTCGCCGGCAAGTGGGCCTCGTACAACGCACCCCCGGATCTGCCCTACGACCAGCGCGAAGAGGACGGCGGCTCGCTGGTGTTCGAGACCGAGCCCCTCGCCGAGCGCTGCGAGATCCTCGGCGCCACCGCGGTGGAGCTGGACGTCGCAGCGAGCCGGCCGGTCGCGACGATCGCGGCCCGCCTGTCCGACGTCGCCCCCGACGGGCGCGCCACCCGCGTGACCTACGGGCTGCTCAACCTCACCCACCGCGATCGCGACGACGACCCGGAGCCGGTCGAGCCGGGCGCGTTCCAGCGGGTCCGCGTGCAGCTCAACGGCGCGGCGCAGGCGTTCCCGCCGGGACACCGGATCCGGCTGTCGCTCTCCTCGTCGTACTGGCCGCTCGCGTGGCCGCCCCCGGAACCGGCCGAGCTCACCGTCCGCACCGGGACCAGCTGCCTGGTGCTGCCCGTCCGGCCCACGGCCGAGGACGACGAGGTGCCGCTGCGCCCCTTCGACGAACCCGAGGGAGCACCACCCGCGCCGGCCACGCAGCTCGAGCCGGGGGAGAACAGCTGGACGGTGTCGCGGGACCTGATCGACTACCGCTCGGTGCTGGAGATCGTCAAGGACGGCGGCGTGCTGCGCCACGACGACACCGGCATGACGACCGGTCGGCGCGTGGTGGAGCGCTACAGCAGCGTGGCCGACGACTTCGCCTCACCGCGCGGAGACGTGGAGTGGTCGATGACGTTCGCCCGTGACGGGTGGAGCACGCGGACCGTCACCCGCACCGTGCTGACCTGCACGCCGGAGACGTTCGAGGTGCACGGCCACCTCGACGCGTACGAGGGCGAGCACCGCACGTTCTCGAAGGACTGGGCGCGCAGCATCCCGCGCGATCTACTGTGA
- a CDS encoding ATP-grasp domain-containing protein, with the protein MPGHERQTFVPVLTDSEMQEGEVSIPDLLDRAVRTLDGRDEPVDAVIGFWDFPISTLVPLLAARYGLHGASLEAVVKCEHKYWSRLEQQQVIEEYPRFGLVDLDDPRLPDGLRYPVWLKPVKSYSSELAFHVADDRQFADAVAEIREGIGRLGRPFEWVLDQLDLPQAIAEVGGQACLAEEAMTGARAATEGYVHDGEVVVYGVLDSITYPERSSFLRHQYPSQLPEPVQKRLVEVSERVIAGVGLDWTTFSVEFFCDPESGDVCLLEINPRHSQSHAQLFADVDGIANHHAMVQLALGRDPELPRDKGPYGISAKWYHRRFSDGVLRRGPSPEEVARIEREIPGVRVTPVPREGQRLSELLGQDSYSFELTDVIVGARDEAELVAKYERAVGALTYEFD; encoded by the coding sequence ATGCCCGGTCACGAGCGGCAGACGTTCGTGCCGGTGCTCACCGACTCCGAGATGCAGGAGGGGGAGGTCAGCATCCCGGACCTTCTCGACCGCGCCGTCCGCACACTGGACGGGCGGGACGAGCCGGTGGACGCCGTCATCGGGTTCTGGGACTTCCCGATCAGCACGCTGGTCCCGCTGCTCGCCGCCCGCTACGGCCTGCACGGCGCGTCGCTCGAGGCGGTCGTGAAGTGCGAGCACAAGTACTGGAGCCGTCTGGAGCAGCAGCAGGTGATCGAGGAGTACCCCCGCTTCGGGCTCGTCGACCTCGACGACCCGCGGTTGCCCGACGGCCTGCGCTACCCGGTGTGGCTCAAGCCGGTGAAGTCGTACTCCTCGGAGCTCGCGTTCCACGTCGCCGATGACCGGCAGTTCGCCGATGCCGTCGCGGAGATCCGCGAGGGCATCGGGCGGCTCGGCAGGCCGTTCGAGTGGGTGCTCGACCAGCTCGACCTGCCGCAGGCGATCGCCGAGGTCGGCGGGCAGGCGTGCCTGGCCGAGGAGGCGATGACCGGGGCGCGCGCCGCCACGGAGGGGTACGTGCACGACGGGGAGGTCGTCGTCTACGGGGTGCTCGACTCGATCACCTACCCGGAGCGGTCGAGCTTCCTGCGCCACCAGTACCCGTCCCAGCTGCCCGAGCCCGTGCAGAAACGGCTGGTGGAGGTGTCCGAGCGCGTGATCGCGGGTGTCGGCCTGGACTGGACGACCTTCAGCGTCGAGTTCTTCTGCGACCCGGAGTCGGGCGACGTGTGCCTGCTGGAGATCAACCCGCGGCACTCCCAGTCGCACGCCCAGCTCTTCGCCGACGTCGACGGGATCGCCAACCACCACGCCATGGTCCAGCTCGCGCTCGGCCGCGATCCCGAGCTGCCCCGCGACAAGGGCCCGTACGGGATCTCGGCGAAGTGGTACCACCGCCGCTTCTCCGACGGTGTGCTGCGGCGCGGCCCGAGCCCCGAGGAGGTCGCACGGATCGAGCGCGAGATCCCCGGCGTGCGGGTGACCCCGGTGCCGCGCGAGGGGCAGCGGCTTTCCGAGCTGCTCGGGCAGGACAGCTACAGCTTCGAGCTCACCGACGTGATCGTCGGCGCCCGGGACGAGGCCGAGCTGGTGGCCAAGTACGAGCGCGCCGTCGGCGCCCTGACCTACGAATTCGACTGA
- a CDS encoding aldo/keto reductase, whose amino-acid sequence MPLDHYVTLGRSGLRVSPFALGAMTFGDDRGGAGCSVEESEKILSTYLDRGGNFVDTANFYTNGHSEKILGDFFAARPGRREHVVLASKFFGNMFPGDPNGGGAGRGSIIAQLHETLRRLQTDYLDLYWLHNWDRHTPIEETMRALDDLVRAGKIRYVGFSNTPAWVTAQAQTTALLKGWTPLIALQVEYSLLARTVEGELAPLAHDQGMALVPWSPLRNGFLSGKYRRGTQVADSARAAFVGGPTDDEFAVIEAVATIADELGTSPAAVSLAWLRARRGTVVPIVGARRVQHLEDNLAALEVTLTPEQLGVLDEISAPTLDYPAPMHGAQRAMLQFAGTTVDGEVSTVYPPLLQSSVRY is encoded by the coding sequence ATGCCTCTCGACCACTACGTCACCCTCGGCCGGTCCGGCCTGCGCGTCAGCCCGTTCGCCCTCGGCGCCATGACATTCGGAGACGATCGCGGCGGCGCCGGCTGCAGCGTCGAGGAGTCGGAGAAGATCCTCTCGACCTACCTGGACCGCGGCGGGAACTTCGTCGACACCGCGAACTTCTACACGAACGGCCACTCGGAGAAGATCCTCGGCGACTTCTTCGCGGCCCGCCCCGGTCGGCGCGAGCACGTGGTGCTGGCGTCGAAGTTCTTCGGCAACATGTTCCCCGGCGACCCCAACGGCGGCGGTGCCGGCCGGGGGTCGATCATCGCGCAGCTGCACGAGACCCTGCGCCGCCTGCAGACCGACTACCTCGATCTCTACTGGCTGCACAACTGGGACCGCCACACGCCGATCGAGGAGACGATGCGCGCCCTCGACGACCTGGTCCGAGCGGGGAAGATCCGCTACGTCGGCTTCTCCAACACGCCTGCATGGGTCACCGCCCAGGCCCAGACCACGGCGCTGCTGAAGGGCTGGACCCCGCTGATCGCGCTGCAGGTCGAGTACTCGCTGCTGGCCCGCACCGTCGAGGGCGAGCTCGCCCCGCTCGCACATGACCAGGGCATGGCGCTCGTGCCGTGGAGCCCGCTGAGGAACGGCTTCCTGTCCGGCAAGTACCGCCGCGGCACGCAGGTCGCCGACTCCGCCCGCGCCGCCTTCGTCGGCGGGCCCACCGACGACGAGTTCGCCGTCATCGAGGCCGTCGCCACGATCGCCGACGAGCTCGGCACCAGCCCGGCCGCGGTGTCGCTGGCCTGGCTGCGGGCCCGGCGCGGCACCGTCGTGCCGATCGTCGGCGCCCGGCGGGTGCAGCACCTCGAGGACAACCTCGCCGCGCTCGAGGTGACCCTCACGCCGGAGCAGCTCGGCGTGCTCGACGAGATCTCGGCGCCGACCCTGGACTACCCGGCACCGATGCACGGCGCGCAGCGGGCGATGCTGCAGTTCGCGGGGACCACCGTCGACGGCGAGGTCTCCACCGTGTACCCGCCGCTCCTGCAGAGCTCCGTCCGCTACTGA
- a CDS encoding AraC family transcriptional regulator N-terminal domain-containing protein, whose amino-acid sequence MKTPIPGLLLSRVATQEPDYSLTDPLLVVMAQGGKRLLLGDEVFEYRAGQLLVVTTGLPVTGHFLDATPQTPALGMGLVLRPATIAQLLLDAPAAPSPRASTEPAIATGDAGPDLLDAAARLLRLLDHPADARVLAPLVEKEILWRLLTGPHGAIVRQIGLADSSLSQVSRAIRWIRDNYAEPMRIEDLARTAGMSAAAFHRHFRAVTTMSPLQFQKRIRLQEARSLLLARPDDVAGVGHLVGYDSPSQFSREYRRLFGAPPGQDATRLRAAAAVGPVPHLP is encoded by the coding sequence ATGAAGACGCCCATTCCCGGGCTGCTGCTGTCCCGGGTGGCGACTCAGGAGCCGGACTACTCGCTGACCGACCCGCTGCTGGTCGTCATGGCGCAAGGGGGCAAGCGCCTCCTGCTCGGCGACGAGGTGTTCGAGTACCGGGCGGGACAGCTCCTCGTGGTCACGACCGGCCTGCCCGTCACCGGCCACTTCCTCGACGCCACCCCGCAGACCCCTGCGCTCGGCATGGGTCTGGTGCTGCGCCCGGCCACGATCGCCCAGCTGCTGCTGGACGCTCCGGCCGCGCCGTCGCCGCGAGCCTCGACCGAACCGGCGATCGCGACCGGGGACGCCGGCCCCGACCTGCTCGACGCCGCGGCCCGATTGCTGCGGCTGCTCGACCACCCGGCCGACGCCCGCGTGCTCGCCCCTCTCGTCGAGAAGGAGATCCTCTGGCGGCTGCTCACCGGCCCGCACGGCGCGATCGTCCGCCAGATCGGCCTCGCCGACAGCAGCCTGTCCCAGGTGAGCCGGGCGATCCGGTGGATCCGCGACAACTACGCCGAACCGATGCGGATCGAGGACCTCGCGCGGACCGCCGGGATGAGCGCCGCCGCGTTCCACCGGCACTTCCGCGCCGTCACGACCATGAGCCCCCTGCAGTTCCAGAAGCGCATCCGCCTGCAGGAGGCGCGGTCGCTCCTGCTGGCGCGGCCCGACGACGTCGCGGGCGTGGGCCACCTCGTCGGCTACGACAGCCCGTCGCAGTTCAGCCGCGAGTACCGCCGGCTCTTCGGTGCACCGCCCGGGCAGGACGCGACGCGGCTGCGCGCGGCGGCCGCTGTGGGGCCCGTCCCGCACCTCCCCTGA